In a genomic window of Syngnathus typhle isolate RoL2023-S1 ecotype Sweden linkage group LG4, RoL_Styp_1.0, whole genome shotgun sequence:
- the LOC133152786 gene encoding LOW QUALITY PROTEIN: protogenin A-like (The sequence of the model RefSeq protein was modified relative to this genomic sequence to represent the inferred CDS: deleted 1 base in 1 codon), which yields MALVKRKIYQRLLFFAAFLPISGVFCFSELFFIKEPHDVTLMRKEAVILDCQAHGETPIDVQWLKNGAKVVENERVYLLSNSSLYISEVESRRGDKSDEGFYQCLAQNKYGAILSQRARLTIASISLFTIQPTSTVATEGSVARFSCKISAHPPPIITWEFNRLTLPLATERITVLPSGALQIHGVQRSDSGNYRCVATNIANRRRSTEAMLTVISAPSPRLPQRPRIIAGPQNISVSAHQSATLECMAAGNPRPIISWSRADSKSIDVYHTKVLGNGNLIITDIKPQHKGVYVCRATTPGTRNFTVAVANVTVLAPPSLVEWPESLTRPRAGTARFVCQAEGFPTPQITWLKNGERVHSNGRIKMYNSKLVINQIIPEDDAIYQCQAENEQGSVLAMARLIVVMSEDRPSAPRNIRADTVSSSAILLAWDRPLYNADKVIAYSVHYMKAEGLNNEEYQIVIGNDTTRYIIDDLEPARNYTFYVVAYMPMGASRMSDHMFQHTLEDVPLRAPELSLTSRSPTDIQVSWQPLPAKLSRGRVSAYRLWYRTSTESLASQIELLAQKTQYLLENLQPDTIYLLRIAAATNVGWGEQSAWTSHRTPKASSAQVPLSPELNLEPLNCTTILVRWLLAPRNSASVQGYKLFYHEESQPESAPLQLPASDHSHTIGGLDPRKKYHVKFLAYNFLGDGYQADQTISTPGCVSVRDRLVPPPPPPHNVHAQANSSSSIFLHWGRPAFTSSQAVNYTVRCNPVGLQNASLVLYLQTNEQSLLVRDLQANTKYEFAIRLHIDQLSSPWSPVVYQSTFPKAPTLPPTSIKVTLIEENTALVSWKPPEEANLSVTHYTILYASRNEWLTGEWQVVQKEGSITMALLEKLKAGQFYLVKVSASNNMGDGPFSHMVELTMQTNPSSGNDPRLSRGSTSSNAFSNGFYHLDQTSMTGITVGVSIALTCIIICAFVILCRGKQRKPSSVKGRSPSASSGESPDSDDPAENTDVSVAMMSQNHFIDSKGGTNLIINSLGPVQPSTEKKSKWFPFSRHGNKSVKDVQKMRLGPTSYQPGSTVLTYNKELSVTADEPVSLHSLLGGAGDSEGSSSSDSGRFSQNDTVMTDLSSGPNSRQPSLTAEDSGGGEEEVEMHHLAQDDQSDLRLVESVEELRCHREAQSARSFSV from the exons ATGGCGCTTGTCAAGAGGAAAATATATCAGCGTTTGCTGTTCTTTGCCGCTTTTCTTCCAATCTCAG GTGTTTTTTGCTTCAGTGAGTTATTTTTCATCAAGGAGCCCCACGATGTGACGCTCATGCGCAAAGAAGCCGTCATTCTGGACTGTCAGGCGCATGGAGAAACGCCCATCGACGTCCAATGGCTGAAAAACGGCGCTAAAGTGGTGGAAAACGAGCGGGTGTACCTGCTCTCTAACAGTTCCCTTTACATTTCCGAAGTGGAGAGCAGACGAGGAGACAAATCAGATGAGGGCTTCTATCAGTGCCTTGCCCAAAACAAGTATGGAGCCATCCTCAGCCAAAGGGCCCGACTGACAATCGCAA GTATTTCATTGTTTACAATCCAGCCAACTTCCACTGTGGCAACCGAAGGCTCGGTTGCCAGATTTTCCTGCAAAATCAGCGCGCACCCTCCTCCCATCATCACTTGGGAATTCAATCGGCTTACATTACCCCTCGCCACTGAAAG AATCACTGTCCTGCCCAGTGGCGCTCTTCAGATTCATGGCGTACAGCGCTCAGACAGCGGCAATTACCGCTGCGTCGCCACTAACATTGCGAACCGGCGACGTAGCACGGAGGCCATGCTCACCGTTATCTCTG CTCCCAGCCCCCGGCTTCCCCAGAGGCCACGCATCATAGCTGGGCCGCAGAACATCTCTGTGTCGGCGCATCAGAGCGCCACTTTGGAGTGCATGGCCGCCGGCAACCCCCGTCCTATCATCTCCTGGAGTCGAGCAGACAGTAAATCTATTGATGTATACCACACCAAAGTGCTGGGAAATGGCAATCTCATCATTACGGACATCAAGCCCCAGCACAAAGGAGTCTACGTGTGCAGAGCCACCACTCCCGGGACACGAAACTTTACTGTCGCAGTGGCCAACGTTACCGTACTTG CACCGCCTTCTCTGGTGGAGTGGCCGGAGAGCCTGACGCGTCCACGTGCTGGCACGGCCCGCTTTGTGTGCCAAGCTGAGGGGTTTCCAACCCCTCAAATCACCTGGCTCAAGAATGGAGAGAGAGTTCACTCCAATGGGCGAATCAAGATGTACAACAG CAAACTGGTCATTAACCAAATCATTCCTGAGGACGATGCCATCTATCAGTGCCAGGCTGAGAACGAGCAGGGCTCTGTGCTCGCCATGGCGAGGCTCATCGTGGTCATGTCAGAGGATCGGCCCAGCGCTCCGCGAAATATCCGAGCGGACACCGTGTCGAGCTCGGCCATCTTGCTGGCTTGGGACAGGCCGCTGTATAACGCTGATAAAGTTATCGCTTACTCCGTGCACTACATGAAGGCTGAAG GACTAAACAACGAAGAATACCAGATTGTTATTGGAAACGATACCACTCGCTATATTATTGATGACCTGGAGCCAGCTCGTAACTACACCTTCTATGTTGTGGCTTACATGCCCATGGGAGCCAGTCGCATGTCCGACCACATGTTCCAGCACACGCTCGAGGATG TTCCCCTCCGCGCTCCCGAGCTCAGCCTCACCAGCCGCAGCCCCACCGACATTCAGGTGTCATGGCAACCCCTTCCCGCCAAACTGAGCCGGGGCCGAGTCTCTGCCTACCGTTTGTGGTACCGAACTAGTACTGAGAGCTTAGCCTCACAAATTGAGCTGCTGGCACAGAAGACGCAGTACCTCCTCGAAAACCTGCAGCCTGACACCATCTACCTCCTGCGAATTGCTGCCGCCACAAACGTTGGGTGGGGTGAGCAGTCGGCCTGGACTTCCCACCGCACCCCAAAGGCATCCAGTGCTCAAG TTCCTCTTTCTCCTGAGCTGAATTTGGAGCCTTTAAACTGCACGACAATTTTGGTGCGCTGGCTGCTGGCACCGAGAAATTCAGCCAGCGTGCAAGGCTACAAGCTGTTCTACCACGAGGAGAGCCAACCTGAGAGCGCCCCGCTTCAGCTGCCTGCCTCGGACCACTCACATACGATTGGAGGCCTCG ACCCACGAAAGAAGTACCATGTGAAGTTTCTGGCTTACAATTTCCTTGGAGATGGCTACCAGGCAGATCAGACTATCAGCACCCCTGGATGTGTCT ctgttcggGATCGCCTCGTGCCGCCTCCACCGCCTCCACACAACGTGCACGCTCAGGCCAACAGTTCATCAAGCATTTTTCTTCACTGGGGCCGACCAGCTTTCACCTCCAGCCAAGCAGTCAACTACACTGTCCGCTGCAACCCCGTCGGCTTGCAGAACGCCTCCCTTGTGCTCTACCTGCAGAC GAATGAGCAAAGCCTTTTAGTGCGAGATCTGCAGGCTAACACTAAGTATGAATTTGCTATCCGGCTTCATATTGACCAGCTATCCAGTCCATGGAGTCCCGTGGTCTACCAGAGCACTTTCCCTAAGG CTCCCACGCTGCCTCCCACCAGCATCAAGGTGACTTTGATCGAGGAGAACACGGCCCTGGTGTCATGGAAGCCCCCGGAGGAAGCCAACCTTTCTGTCACACACTACACAATCTTGTATGCCTCCAGAAATGAGTGGCTCACCGGGGAATGGCAGGTGGTGCAAAAAGAAG GGAGCATCACCATGGCGCTGCTGGAGAAGTTAAAGGCCGGCCAGTTCTACCTGGTAAAAGTGTCGGCGTCCAACAACATGGGCGATGGGCCTTTCTCTCACATGGTGGAGCTGACGATGCAAACAAATCCCTCCTCCGGCAACGACCCGCGGCTCTCACGAGGTTCCACAAGCTCCAATG CCTTTTCCAATGGCTTCTACCACCTGGACCAAACGTCAATGACAGGCATCACTGTGGGGGTCTCCATCGCACTCACGTGCATCATCATCTGTGCTTTCGTCATACTTTGCAGAGGCAAACAAAG GAAACCATCAAGTGTTAAAGGAAGGAGCCCATCCGCCTCCTCTGGAGAAAGCCCCGACTCAGATGACCCGGCTGAGAACACCGACGTGAGCGTAGCCATGATGAGCCAGAATCATTTCATCGATAGCAAG GGTGGAACAAATCTCATCATCAATTCCCTTGGTCCAGTTCAGCCTAGCACTGAGAAGAAAAGCAAATGGTTTCCCTTCAGTCGTCATGGCAACAAGAGTGTTAAGGACGTGCAG AAGATGAGACTCGGGCCCACCTCCTACCAGCCAGGCTCCACCGTACTGACCTACAATAAGGAACTGTCGGTCACTGCAGATGAGCCCGTCTCCCTGCATTCTCTGCTGGGGGGAGCCGGAGATTCGGAAGGCTCCTCCAGCAGCGACTCCGGTCGCTTCTCGCAAAACGACACAGTCATGACCGATCTTTCGTCCGGTCCGAACAGCCGCCAGCCGTCTCTGACGGCGGAGGACAGCGGTGGTGGTGAGGAAGAGGTAGAAATGCATCATCTGGCACAGGATGATCAGTCGGAC TTGAGGTTGGTGGAGTCTGTTGAGGAGCTGCGCTGTCATCGGGAAGCCCAAAGTGCTCGGTCTTTCAGTGTGTGA
- the ccpg1 gene encoding cell cycle progression protein 1 isoform X1, whose product MSNTSSDTESSCGWSIISMEGSDIETLVADGTLQHGAEERPALVQPKLQDSQAACCDDSSLDDTLGEKTMDRAAWTSEADPDDPTMEEQVAVLSFSDHSDIVTLQELKEDERDCTEHTPTADEGSFMGTSCSSQYAFIAGDPVFPATPQPAAPNSSSSEDEAAPNVAIRRRRLRKNTTNTVTESCEEEEEETTVESEEEDETQQGQQIALRPETLRAQSQGGGTLNSCILLALIIALSVGFGHLYCTMQIQKKQKTVDKFRERELDSLRNVLHYHVKSDSLSQEDWDEQKLISLLMQKNMEFSGQQEFVQVQREDQAMLARQREAESLALTTTNQQLKSSLEQKEKSLSTLQEELRSLQSRIRDLEVKGAAADALLLDNRRLNEELEGEKELRKKLDKERKLTHDADKERMLTYETEAQDLRLQLRELEKRLGFEQQRSDLWERLYLETKEDRAKGDTEPNMRTSGIVEDTFDAVKNSTKEFVHHHKEQIKKAKEVVKENLRKFSDSVKSTFRNFKDSASTFFEKMTREGSKYYEEKKYKKKKAHSKQDANTRKPGDRVHKEQGQSGPKGCRGVFDCAYQESMSIFNKATEPIRADEFHQLLWSYLQREVHHFHHWKELESFINGFFHNGLFIHDRMLFTDFVSSVEHYLVSMPEYHGLHNDVFEDVDDFIYRHLFGEAYVKSNRQSFESPSGPLERPDSNSKEESRTKNRGRRQQRQKARHHSEQRSRHMADVKIELGPMPLDRKY is encoded by the exons ATGTCAAACACTTCCAGTGATACCGAGTCGTCATGTGGCTGGAGCATCATTAGCATGGAG GGTTCCGATATCGAGACTTTGGTGGCAGATGGCACGCTGCAGCATGGAGCCGAAGAGCGTCCAGCTCTTGTGCAACCAAAGCTGCAGGACTCTCAAG CTGCATGTTGTGATGACAGCTCACTAGATGACACACTGGGAGAAAAAACCATGGACAGGGCAGCATGGACCTCAGAG GCTGATCCTGATGACCCCACGATGGAAGAGCAAGTCGCTGTGTTGTCCTTCAGCGACCACTCTGACATCGTGACACTGCAGGAGCTGAAGGAAGACGAGCGTGACTGCACCGAGCACACGCCGACTGCCGACGAGGGCTCCTTTATGGGCACATCGTGCAGCAGCCAGTATGCATTCATCGCTGGAGACCCTG TTTTCCCAGCTACGCCGCAGCCTGCAGCCCCAAACTCCAGCAGCAGCGAAGATGAGGCGGCACCAAACGTTGCTATTCGAAGGCGCCGGTTGAGGAAGAATACAACAAACACTGTGACAGAGTcctgcgaggaggaggaggaagagacgaCGGTGGAgtcggaggaggaagatgagacGCAGCAGGGGCAGCAAATTGCACTCAGACCAGAGACGCTGAGGGCGCAAAGCCAAGGCGGCGGAACCCTCAACTCCTGCATTCTGCTCGCCCTCATCATCGCCCTCAGCGTTGGCTTCGGACACTTATATT GCACCATGCAAATACAAAAGAAGCAGAAGACAGTAGACAAATTCCGAGAGAGAGAGCTCGACAGTCTAAGAAACGTTCTTCATTATCAT GTCAAGAGTGACAGTCTGAGCCAGGAAGATTGGGATGAGCAGAAGCTTATTTCATTGCTCATGCAAAAGAACATGGAGTTCAGTGGCCAGCAGGAATTTGTTCAG GTCCAACGAGAGGACCAGGCAATGTTAGCAAGACAGAGGGAGGCTGAGAGCCTGGCATTGACCACCACGAACCAGCAGCTGAAAAGCTCCTTGGAGCAAAAAGAAAAGTCCCTGTCTACCCTGCAGGAAGAATTGAGGAGCCTGCAATCCAGGATTCGAGATCTGGAGGTTAAGGGGGCGGCGGCCGACGCGTTGCTATTGGATAACCGGAGGCTGAATGAGGAACTGGAGGGGGAGAAGGAGCTGAGGAAGAAGCTAgacaaggagaggaagcttaCACATGATGCAGACAAGGAGAGGATGCTTACATATGAGACAGAGGCTCAGGATCTCAGATTGCAACTGAGGGAGCTGGAGAAGAGGCTAGGCTTTGAGCAGCAGCGCTCCGACTTGTGGGAGCGGCTGTATCTGGAAACCAAAGAAGACCGGGCCAAAGGCGATACGGAACCAAACATGCGCACGTCAGGAATTGTGGAGGACACGTTTGATGCGGTCAAGAACTCCACTAAAGAGTTTGTCCACCATCACAAAGAGCAGATCAAGAAAGCCAAGGAAGTCGTGAAGGAAAACCTGCGCAAGTTCTCCGATTCCGTCAAATCTACTTTTCGCAATTTCAAGGATTCGGCCTCCACCTTCTTCGAAAAGATGACGAGAGAAGGTTCAAAATACTATGAAGAGAAAAAGTACAAGAAGAAAAAGGCTCATTCCAAACAAGACGCCAACACCCGCAAACCAGGAGACCGAGTCCATAAAGAACAAGGCCAGAGCGGCCCAAAAGGATGCCGAGGGGTCTTTGACTGCGCCTACCAGGAGTCCATGAGCATCTTCAACAAAGCCACGGAGCCCATACGAGCAGACGAGTTCCACCAGCTGCTGTGGAGCTACTTGCAGCGGGAAGTCCACCACTTTCATCACTGGAAGGAACTGGAGAGCTTCATCAACGGCTTTTTCCACAACGGCCTCTTCATCCATGACCGCATGCTCTTCACAGACTTTGTGAGCAGCGTGGAGCACTACCTGGTCAGCATGCCCGAGTACCACGGCCTCCACAACGATGTCTTTGAAGACGTGGACGACTTCATTTACAGACACCTCTTCGGAGAGGCGTATGTCAAGAGCAACAGACAGAG TTTTGAATCTCCCAGCGGACCTCTGGAACGACCAGACTCGAACTCCAAAGAGGAGTCGAGGACGAAGAATCGAGGTCGTcgacagcagagacaaaaagcGCGGCATCacagcgagcaaagaagcaggCACATGGCCGACGTCAAAATCGAACTGGGCCCTATGCCGTTGGATCGCAAATACTGA
- the ccpg1 gene encoding cell cycle progression protein 1 isoform X2, protein MSNTSSDTESSCGWSIISMEGSDIETLVADGTLQHGAEERPALVQPKLQDSQAACCDDSSLDDTLGEKTMDRAAWTSEADPDDPTMEEQVAVLSFSDHSDIVTLQELKEDERDCTEHTPTADEGSFMGTSCSSQYAFIAGDPVFPATPQPAAPNSSSSEDEAAPNVAIRRRRLRKNTTNTVTESCEEEEEETTVESEEEDETQQGQQIALSVGFGHLYCTMQIQKKQKTVDKFRERELDSLRNVLHYHVKSDSLSQEDWDEQKLISLLMQKNMEFSGQQEFVQVQREDQAMLARQREAESLALTTTNQQLKSSLEQKEKSLSTLQEELRSLQSRIRDLEVKGAAADALLLDNRRLNEELEGEKELRKKLDKERKLTHDADKERMLTYETEAQDLRLQLRELEKRLGFEQQRSDLWERLYLETKEDRAKGDTEPNMRTSGIVEDTFDAVKNSTKEFVHHHKEQIKKAKEVVKENLRKFSDSVKSTFRNFKDSASTFFEKMTREGSKYYEEKKYKKKKAHSKQDANTRKPGDRVHKEQGQSGPKGCRGVFDCAYQESMSIFNKATEPIRADEFHQLLWSYLQREVHHFHHWKELESFINGFFHNGLFIHDRMLFTDFVSSVEHYLVSMPEYHGLHNDVFEDVDDFIYRHLFGEAYVKSNRQSFESPSGPLERPDSNSKEESRTKNRGRRQQRQKARHHSEQRSRHMADVKIELGPMPLDRKY, encoded by the exons ATGTCAAACACTTCCAGTGATACCGAGTCGTCATGTGGCTGGAGCATCATTAGCATGGAG GGTTCCGATATCGAGACTTTGGTGGCAGATGGCACGCTGCAGCATGGAGCCGAAGAGCGTCCAGCTCTTGTGCAACCAAAGCTGCAGGACTCTCAAG CTGCATGTTGTGATGACAGCTCACTAGATGACACACTGGGAGAAAAAACCATGGACAGGGCAGCATGGACCTCAGAG GCTGATCCTGATGACCCCACGATGGAAGAGCAAGTCGCTGTGTTGTCCTTCAGCGACCACTCTGACATCGTGACACTGCAGGAGCTGAAGGAAGACGAGCGTGACTGCACCGAGCACACGCCGACTGCCGACGAGGGCTCCTTTATGGGCACATCGTGCAGCAGCCAGTATGCATTCATCGCTGGAGACCCTG TTTTCCCAGCTACGCCGCAGCCTGCAGCCCCAAACTCCAGCAGCAGCGAAGATGAGGCGGCACCAAACGTTGCTATTCGAAGGCGCCGGTTGAGGAAGAATACAACAAACACTGTGACAGAGTcctgcgaggaggaggaggaagagacgaCGGTGGAgtcggaggaggaagatgagacGCAGCAGGGGCAGCAAATTGCA CTCAGCGTTGGCTTCGGACACTTATATT GCACCATGCAAATACAAAAGAAGCAGAAGACAGTAGACAAATTCCGAGAGAGAGAGCTCGACAGTCTAAGAAACGTTCTTCATTATCAT GTCAAGAGTGACAGTCTGAGCCAGGAAGATTGGGATGAGCAGAAGCTTATTTCATTGCTCATGCAAAAGAACATGGAGTTCAGTGGCCAGCAGGAATTTGTTCAG GTCCAACGAGAGGACCAGGCAATGTTAGCAAGACAGAGGGAGGCTGAGAGCCTGGCATTGACCACCACGAACCAGCAGCTGAAAAGCTCCTTGGAGCAAAAAGAAAAGTCCCTGTCTACCCTGCAGGAAGAATTGAGGAGCCTGCAATCCAGGATTCGAGATCTGGAGGTTAAGGGGGCGGCGGCCGACGCGTTGCTATTGGATAACCGGAGGCTGAATGAGGAACTGGAGGGGGAGAAGGAGCTGAGGAAGAAGCTAgacaaggagaggaagcttaCACATGATGCAGACAAGGAGAGGATGCTTACATATGAGACAGAGGCTCAGGATCTCAGATTGCAACTGAGGGAGCTGGAGAAGAGGCTAGGCTTTGAGCAGCAGCGCTCCGACTTGTGGGAGCGGCTGTATCTGGAAACCAAAGAAGACCGGGCCAAAGGCGATACGGAACCAAACATGCGCACGTCAGGAATTGTGGAGGACACGTTTGATGCGGTCAAGAACTCCACTAAAGAGTTTGTCCACCATCACAAAGAGCAGATCAAGAAAGCCAAGGAAGTCGTGAAGGAAAACCTGCGCAAGTTCTCCGATTCCGTCAAATCTACTTTTCGCAATTTCAAGGATTCGGCCTCCACCTTCTTCGAAAAGATGACGAGAGAAGGTTCAAAATACTATGAAGAGAAAAAGTACAAGAAGAAAAAGGCTCATTCCAAACAAGACGCCAACACCCGCAAACCAGGAGACCGAGTCCATAAAGAACAAGGCCAGAGCGGCCCAAAAGGATGCCGAGGGGTCTTTGACTGCGCCTACCAGGAGTCCATGAGCATCTTCAACAAAGCCACGGAGCCCATACGAGCAGACGAGTTCCACCAGCTGCTGTGGAGCTACTTGCAGCGGGAAGTCCACCACTTTCATCACTGGAAGGAACTGGAGAGCTTCATCAACGGCTTTTTCCACAACGGCCTCTTCATCCATGACCGCATGCTCTTCACAGACTTTGTGAGCAGCGTGGAGCACTACCTGGTCAGCATGCCCGAGTACCACGGCCTCCACAACGATGTCTTTGAAGACGTGGACGACTTCATTTACAGACACCTCTTCGGAGAGGCGTATGTCAAGAGCAACAGACAGAG TTTTGAATCTCCCAGCGGACCTCTGGAACGACCAGACTCGAACTCCAAAGAGGAGTCGAGGACGAAGAATCGAGGTCGTcgacagcagagacaaaaagcGCGGCATCacagcgagcaaagaagcaggCACATGGCCGACGTCAAAATCGAACTGGGCCCTATGCCGTTGGATCGCAAATACTGA
- the ccpg1 gene encoding cell cycle progression protein 1 isoform X3: MDRAAWTSEADPDDPTMEEQVAVLSFSDHSDIVTLQELKEDERDCTEHTPTADEGSFMGTSCSSQYAFIAGDPVFPATPQPAAPNSSSSEDEAAPNVAIRRRRLRKNTTNTVTESCEEEEEETTVESEEEDETQQGQQIALRPETLRAQSQGGGTLNSCILLALIIALSVGFGHLYCTMQIQKKQKTVDKFRERELDSLRNVLHYHVKSDSLSQEDWDEQKLISLLMQKNMEFSGQQEFVQVQREDQAMLARQREAESLALTTTNQQLKSSLEQKEKSLSTLQEELRSLQSRIRDLEVKGAAADALLLDNRRLNEELEGEKELRKKLDKERKLTHDADKERMLTYETEAQDLRLQLRELEKRLGFEQQRSDLWERLYLETKEDRAKGDTEPNMRTSGIVEDTFDAVKNSTKEFVHHHKEQIKKAKEVVKENLRKFSDSVKSTFRNFKDSASTFFEKMTREGSKYYEEKKYKKKKAHSKQDANTRKPGDRVHKEQGQSGPKGCRGVFDCAYQESMSIFNKATEPIRADEFHQLLWSYLQREVHHFHHWKELESFINGFFHNGLFIHDRMLFTDFVSSVEHYLVSMPEYHGLHNDVFEDVDDFIYRHLFGEAYVKSNRQSFESPSGPLERPDSNSKEESRTKNRGRRQQRQKARHHSEQRSRHMADVKIELGPMPLDRKY; this comes from the exons ATGGACAGGGCAGCATGGACCTCAGAG GCTGATCCTGATGACCCCACGATGGAAGAGCAAGTCGCTGTGTTGTCCTTCAGCGACCACTCTGACATCGTGACACTGCAGGAGCTGAAGGAAGACGAGCGTGACTGCACCGAGCACACGCCGACTGCCGACGAGGGCTCCTTTATGGGCACATCGTGCAGCAGCCAGTATGCATTCATCGCTGGAGACCCTG TTTTCCCAGCTACGCCGCAGCCTGCAGCCCCAAACTCCAGCAGCAGCGAAGATGAGGCGGCACCAAACGTTGCTATTCGAAGGCGCCGGTTGAGGAAGAATACAACAAACACTGTGACAGAGTcctgcgaggaggaggaggaagagacgaCGGTGGAgtcggaggaggaagatgagacGCAGCAGGGGCAGCAAATTGCACTCAGACCAGAGACGCTGAGGGCGCAAAGCCAAGGCGGCGGAACCCTCAACTCCTGCATTCTGCTCGCCCTCATCATCGCCCTCAGCGTTGGCTTCGGACACTTATATT GCACCATGCAAATACAAAAGAAGCAGAAGACAGTAGACAAATTCCGAGAGAGAGAGCTCGACAGTCTAAGAAACGTTCTTCATTATCAT GTCAAGAGTGACAGTCTGAGCCAGGAAGATTGGGATGAGCAGAAGCTTATTTCATTGCTCATGCAAAAGAACATGGAGTTCAGTGGCCAGCAGGAATTTGTTCAG GTCCAACGAGAGGACCAGGCAATGTTAGCAAGACAGAGGGAGGCTGAGAGCCTGGCATTGACCACCACGAACCAGCAGCTGAAAAGCTCCTTGGAGCAAAAAGAAAAGTCCCTGTCTACCCTGCAGGAAGAATTGAGGAGCCTGCAATCCAGGATTCGAGATCTGGAGGTTAAGGGGGCGGCGGCCGACGCGTTGCTATTGGATAACCGGAGGCTGAATGAGGAACTGGAGGGGGAGAAGGAGCTGAGGAAGAAGCTAgacaaggagaggaagcttaCACATGATGCAGACAAGGAGAGGATGCTTACATATGAGACAGAGGCTCAGGATCTCAGATTGCAACTGAGGGAGCTGGAGAAGAGGCTAGGCTTTGAGCAGCAGCGCTCCGACTTGTGGGAGCGGCTGTATCTGGAAACCAAAGAAGACCGGGCCAAAGGCGATACGGAACCAAACATGCGCACGTCAGGAATTGTGGAGGACACGTTTGATGCGGTCAAGAACTCCACTAAAGAGTTTGTCCACCATCACAAAGAGCAGATCAAGAAAGCCAAGGAAGTCGTGAAGGAAAACCTGCGCAAGTTCTCCGATTCCGTCAAATCTACTTTTCGCAATTTCAAGGATTCGGCCTCCACCTTCTTCGAAAAGATGACGAGAGAAGGTTCAAAATACTATGAAGAGAAAAAGTACAAGAAGAAAAAGGCTCATTCCAAACAAGACGCCAACACCCGCAAACCAGGAGACCGAGTCCATAAAGAACAAGGCCAGAGCGGCCCAAAAGGATGCCGAGGGGTCTTTGACTGCGCCTACCAGGAGTCCATGAGCATCTTCAACAAAGCCACGGAGCCCATACGAGCAGACGAGTTCCACCAGCTGCTGTGGAGCTACTTGCAGCGGGAAGTCCACCACTTTCATCACTGGAAGGAACTGGAGAGCTTCATCAACGGCTTTTTCCACAACGGCCTCTTCATCCATGACCGCATGCTCTTCACAGACTTTGTGAGCAGCGTGGAGCACTACCTGGTCAGCATGCCCGAGTACCACGGCCTCCACAACGATGTCTTTGAAGACGTGGACGACTTCATTTACAGACACCTCTTCGGAGAGGCGTATGTCAAGAGCAACAGACAGAG TTTTGAATCTCCCAGCGGACCTCTGGAACGACCAGACTCGAACTCCAAAGAGGAGTCGAGGACGAAGAATCGAGGTCGTcgacagcagagacaaaaagcGCGGCATCacagcgagcaaagaagcaggCACATGGCCGACGTCAAAATCGAACTGGGCCCTATGCCGTTGGATCGCAAATACTGA